From Spirosoma aerolatum, one genomic window encodes:
- a CDS encoding UDP-N-acetylmuramate--L-alanine ligase, translating to MPQSIHFISIGGSAMHNLALALHQQGYTVTGSDETIYEPSRTRLEKQNLLPAQTGWFPEKIHTGLDAVIAGMHARKDNPELIKALELGLPIYSYPEFIYQLSRQKQRVVIAGSHGKTTIVAMILHVLKHYNREFDFWVGDPIEEFDTTVRLSSTAPLIIIEGDEYASSPIDSRPKFLAFQPHIALISGIAWDHINLYPTWDEYVDQFESLAEAMPKAGILIFDESDDMLDVIGQKERDDITKIPYLAHPSEIVKGETFLITKQGKRVSTKLFGQHNMKNIAGAITVCDRIGITEDMFYEAIPTFTGVSKRLEKIAESTDRTVFRDFAHSPAKVEATTEAVKQQYPDKKLLAVVELQSIDNTNKSFLDKYKETTDAADQVAIFIHPGSADSGEQITTSDIQKAFQKPSLHVFTDSAALQNYLLQERDASHIFLFMSSETFGGLDLSNLAPKLI from the coding sequence ATGCCGCAGTCTATTCATTTCATTTCTATTGGTGGCAGTGCCATGCATAATTTGGCTTTAGCCCTACATCAACAAGGTTATACTGTTACCGGATCTGATGAAACCATTTATGAGCCTTCACGGACTCGATTAGAGAAACAAAACCTATTACCAGCACAAACCGGATGGTTTCCTGAGAAAATTCACACTGGCCTAGATGCAGTCATAGCCGGCATGCATGCGCGGAAAGACAATCCAGAACTCATCAAAGCACTTGAATTAGGTTTACCTATTTATTCTTATCCCGAATTTATTTATCAATTAAGTCGGCAAAAGCAACGGGTCGTTATAGCTGGTAGTCATGGGAAAACTACTATAGTTGCCATGATTCTGCACGTTCTGAAGCACTATAATCGGGAATTTGACTTCTGGGTTGGTGATCCAATTGAAGAATTCGATACCACGGTCCGGCTTTCATCAACAGCCCCATTGATTATCATTGAAGGGGATGAATACGCTTCGTCTCCCATCGATTCACGACCAAAGTTTCTGGCTTTTCAACCCCACATAGCACTAATCAGTGGAATTGCCTGGGACCACATTAATCTTTACCCTACCTGGGACGAGTATGTCGATCAGTTTGAGTCATTAGCCGAAGCTATGCCTAAAGCGGGCATTTTGATTTTTGATGAATCAGACGATATGCTCGACGTTATTGGCCAAAAAGAACGCGACGATATTACAAAAATACCCTATCTGGCACACCCTAGTGAAATTGTCAAAGGAGAGACGTTCCTCATTACAAAACAGGGGAAGCGCGTATCCACTAAACTGTTCGGACAGCATAATATGAAAAACATCGCTGGAGCCATAACTGTCTGCGACCGTATTGGCATCACTGAGGACATGTTTTATGAAGCCATCCCAACGTTTACTGGTGTCAGCAAACGATTAGAGAAAATTGCGGAATCTACTGATAGAACCGTCTTTAGAGACTTTGCTCATTCACCAGCCAAAGTAGAAGCTACCACAGAAGCCGTAAAACAACAATATCCCGACAAGAAATTACTGGCCGTAGTTGAGCTTCAGTCTATTGACAACACGAATAAGTCCTTTCTGGATAAATACAAAGAAACAACAGATGCTGCTGACCAGGTAGCCATATTCATACATCCTGGCTCAGCAGATTCAGGCGAACAAATTACGACATCTGACATACAGAAGGCTTTTCAAAAGCCTTCGCTTCATGTTTTTACAGATTCGGCTGCTTTACAAAATTATCTTCTTCAGGAACGAGATGCCAGCCACATCTTTCTATTTATGAGCTCAGAAACTTTTGGTGGTCTGGACCTATCTAATCTTGCTCCAAAACTGATCTAA
- a CDS encoding LOG family protein, giving the protein MQSLVVYCASSPGSKPIYNEVASELGKKMADQNIRLIYGGGGFGLMGDVANAVLQNGGTVTGIIPNFLADLEVAHTTLTELHFVETMHERKFKMVQLAKGVIALPGGYGTLDELFEILTWKQLKLYDGPVAVININGFYDLLLQQLDRMVVDGFLKAENRSLPIIANSVDEALKLINTYWANA; this is encoded by the coding sequence ATGCAAAGCCTTGTTGTCTATTGTGCTTCGAGTCCAGGTAGCAAGCCAATCTATAACGAAGTAGCCTCTGAACTCGGTAAAAAAATGGCGGATCAGAACATTCGGCTGATATATGGAGGAGGAGGATTTGGGCTGATGGGTGACGTAGCCAACGCTGTTTTACAAAATGGTGGTACCGTAACTGGTATAATCCCAAATTTTCTTGCTGATTTAGAGGTAGCCCATACTACACTTACAGAACTGCATTTTGTAGAAACTATGCATGAACGTAAGTTTAAAATGGTTCAATTAGCTAAAGGCGTAATAGCTTTACCTGGTGGCTATGGAACCCTAGACGAGTTATTTGAAATTTTAACCTGGAAGCAACTTAAACTATATGATGGACCTGTGGCTGTGATCAACATAAATGGCTTTTACGACCTTTTGTTGCAACAGTTAGATCGGATGGTAGTCGATGGCTTTTTAAAAGCCGAGAATCGTTCTTTACCGATTATAGCTAATTCAGTAGATGAGGCTTTGAAACTGATCAACACCTATTGGGCTAATGCTTAA
- the pruA gene encoding L-glutamate gamma-semialdehyde dehydrogenase, with protein sequence MSFGIFNIPVPTNEPVKEYRQGSPEREALKRALQDFRNQETDIPMYIGGQEVRTENKLKVSPPHDHQHILGYFYEGEAYHVEQAIDAALKAKQAWASMSWEHRAGIFLKAAELIAGPYRARINAATMLGQSKNAYQAEIDSACELIDFLRFNVHYADELYRQQPNSSPGVWNRQEYRPLEGFVFALTPFNFTAIAGNLPTSVAMMGNTVVWKPAYTQVLSAKVIMEVLQEAGLPDGVINLIYVDGPIVGEVIFNHPDFAGIHFTGSTAVFQKIWATIGNNIHKYKSYPRIVGETGGKDFVLVHESANVDEVATGLVRGAFEYQGQKCSAASRAYIPSNLWSQIEARVKGFLAELKIGGTEDFTNFINAVIDERAFKKITAYIDEAKQSKDVEVIAGGNYDGSKGYFIEPTVLRVSNPAYRTMCEEIFGPVLTVYVYEPTEFEEIIRLIDSTSPYALTGSIFAKDRYVIEHVAQKLQNAAGNFYINDKPTGAVVGQQPFGGARASGTNDKAGSAINLYRWVSARTIKETFVSPKHYSYPFLKAE encoded by the coding sequence ATGTCTTTTGGTATTTTTAATATCCCCGTACCGACCAACGAGCCAGTTAAAGAATACCGGCAGGGATCACCAGAGCGAGAAGCACTTAAACGGGCTTTGCAGGATTTTCGCAATCAGGAAACGGATATACCAATGTATATCGGTGGTCAGGAAGTACGAACAGAAAATAAACTAAAGGTTTCTCCTCCACACGATCATCAACATATTTTAGGATACTTCTACGAAGGCGAGGCATACCATGTCGAACAAGCTATTGACGCTGCATTAAAAGCAAAGCAAGCATGGGCAAGTATGTCGTGGGAACATAGAGCCGGTATTTTTTTGAAAGCCGCTGAATTAATTGCAGGGCCTTATCGAGCCAGGATAAATGCTGCAACAATGCTTGGACAGTCGAAAAATGCCTACCAAGCCGAAATTGATTCGGCCTGCGAATTAATCGACTTCTTACGATTCAATGTTCATTATGCCGATGAGCTATATCGACAACAACCAAATTCATCTCCAGGCGTCTGGAACCGCCAGGAATATCGGCCACTTGAAGGATTTGTATTTGCATTAACTCCCTTCAATTTCACAGCCATAGCGGGCAATTTACCAACCTCGGTTGCCATGATGGGAAATACAGTTGTTTGGAAACCAGCGTACACTCAAGTCTTGTCGGCAAAAGTGATTATGGAGGTATTACAAGAGGCTGGACTACCTGATGGTGTGATTAACCTTATTTATGTAGATGGGCCAATAGTAGGAGAAGTGATTTTCAACCATCCAGACTTTGCTGGAATCCATTTTACGGGTAGCACAGCCGTATTCCAGAAAATATGGGCGACTATCGGTAACAATATCCACAAGTACAAAAGTTATCCACGAATTGTTGGAGAAACAGGTGGAAAAGATTTCGTATTGGTCCATGAATCAGCTAATGTTGATGAAGTTGCCACCGGACTTGTTCGAGGAGCCTTTGAATATCAGGGGCAGAAATGTTCGGCAGCGTCAAGAGCCTATATTCCGTCAAATCTTTGGTCGCAAATAGAAGCCAGGGTGAAAGGATTTCTGGCTGAGTTGAAAATTGGTGGAACGGAAGACTTCACTAATTTTATTAATGCCGTCATTGACGAACGTGCCTTCAAAAAAATAACCGCTTATATCGACGAAGCGAAGCAAAGCAAGGACGTCGAGGTCATTGCAGGGGGAAATTATGATGGTTCAAAAGGGTACTTTATCGAACCAACAGTGTTACGGGTATCTAATCCGGCATATCGGACAATGTGCGAAGAGATTTTTGGGCCTGTACTAACTGTGTACGTTTACGAGCCAACTGAATTTGAAGAGATTATTCGGCTTATTGATTCGACATCCCCCTACGCCTTAACAGGATCCATTTTCGCAAAGGATAGATATGTTATAGAGCATGTAGCACAGAAGCTTCAAAACGCGGCTGGCAACTTTTATATCAACGATAAGCCAACAGGAGCCGTAGTAGGTCAACAGCCATTTGGAGGAGCAAGGGCATCAGGTACAAATGATAAAGCAGGGTCTGCAATTAACTTATATCGCTGGGTTTCAGCCAGAACTATTAAAGAAACGTTTGTTTCTCCAAAGCATTACAGTTACCCCTTTTTAAAGGCCGAATAA
- the thrC gene encoding threonine synthase, with product MRFYSTNSPSVTVSVEEALFHSMPADKGLYMPTPLPQLGAGYFDDIANQSLADIGFSISKALLGDEISKADLEELTHQAFPFETPVVDIEPGKIGVLELFHGPSLAFKDVGARYMAALMSYFSKRNDKEVHILVATSGDTGGAVAMGFHSVPGIRVSILYPSGRVSDLQEKQLTTLGGNVQAFEVDGSFDDCQAIVKQAFVDDELNSQLALSSANSINIFRLIPQGFYYVSAYGQVKKSGKPVVFSTPSGNFGNLSAGVLVQQLGLPVAHFVAATNLNHVVPSYLDSGSYLPKASIATISNAMDVGNPSNFVRLNHLFGDSYTRLKENVSGYFFDDEQTRAGMKRIHELYDYTACPHTAIGIMGLQAYLSASDKDVVGVALATAHPSKFKPLVEQVLESPVEVPERLAILANRLKHSIQIPADYEAFKESFLQTVA from the coding sequence ATGCGCTTTTACAGTACAAACAGTCCCTCAGTGACTGTATCGGTCGAAGAGGCTCTTTTTCATAGTATGCCTGCCGACAAAGGATTATACATGCCAACCCCGTTGCCTCAATTGGGAGCTGGTTATTTTGATGATATTGCGAATCAGTCATTGGCCGATATTGGATTCTCTATCAGTAAAGCCCTTCTGGGTGATGAAATAAGTAAGGCTGATCTGGAAGAGCTAACCCATCAGGCATTCCCGTTCGAAACTCCTGTTGTTGATATAGAACCTGGTAAAATTGGTGTTTTAGAGCTTTTCCATGGCCCTTCGTTAGCATTCAAAGATGTGGGGGCTCGGTATATGGCTGCTCTGATGTCCTATTTTTCTAAGCGAAATGACAAAGAAGTACATATTCTGGTAGCTACCTCTGGCGATACAGGGGGAGCAGTTGCTATGGGTTTTCATAGTGTACCTGGTATTCGGGTTTCTATTTTATACCCCAGTGGCCGTGTTAGTGATTTGCAGGAAAAGCAGTTGACTACTTTGGGGGGCAATGTACAGGCTTTTGAAGTGGATGGTTCATTCGATGATTGTCAGGCCATTGTGAAACAAGCCTTTGTCGACGATGAATTAAATAGCCAACTCGCTTTATCATCTGCTAACTCAATCAACATTTTCCGTCTCATACCCCAAGGATTTTATTATGTAAGTGCTTATGGGCAGGTAAAGAAATCTGGGAAGCCGGTTGTGTTTTCGACACCCAGTGGGAATTTTGGCAATTTGAGTGCTGGTGTGCTGGTTCAACAACTGGGTTTACCAGTTGCCCATTTTGTAGCTGCAACGAATCTTAATCATGTTGTTCCCTCTTATCTGGATTCAGGTTCTTATTTACCCAAAGCCTCAATCGCCACGATCTCCAACGCAATGGATGTTGGGAATCCAAGCAATTTTGTCCGCTTAAATCACTTGTTTGGTGATAGTTATACACGTTTAAAGGAAAATGTTTCAGGCTACTTCTTTGATGATGAACAAACCAGAGCTGGCATGAAACGTATTCACGAATTGTACGATTACACGGCTTGTCCACATACAGCCATCGGTATCATGGGCTTACAGGCCTATTTAAGTGCTTCAGATAAGGATGTGGTCGGTGTGGCCCTAGCTACTGCTCACCCTTCGAAATTTAAACCATTGGTTGAACAAGTGTTGGAATCGCCTGTTGAAGTCCCTGAACGTTTAGCTATTCTGGCGAATCGATTAAAGCACAGTATTCAAATTCCTGCTGACTATGAAGCCTTTAAGGAATCGTTTTTACAAACAGTTGCTTAA
- a CDS encoding tetratricopeptide repeat protein, translated as MLIRSKVIIAFLWLLSVGLAWGQGGGVLAEEYYKAGEFDKAANEYAKLLKTEVTWERLSRYVYSLQKSNKTDDALKYLRKQQRSDDVNKAYYELLTGQLATQQGDTTLAKTQFTAAIQSSKASLTKLEKIATAFNDVAEARWAIKALETAREVSKAQTAYSEDLMTLYKATGQTEKAIEEIITTSKQADKKESVLAALQGYLNTKEEPLVEKALYTRIQQEPNELAYNELLIWFFVQKQKFSRALLQEKATDKRLKLNGSRVYDLGMLAMNNKEYKTAAEAFEYVTTTYPQGQLYPFARRLVINAREEQVKNTYPVDKTEIRKLIGDYQRMLQEIGTNVKTLEALRSTANLYGNYLDSKDTALTVLDLAIDLGKTDRNFVDRCKLDKGDIYLLKGEPWESTLLYSQVEKSQKEELLGYEAKLKNAKLQYYKGSFAVAKDLLDVLKLATSREIANDAEQLSLLIVDNTGMDSTEAAMREYADIDLMLFQNKTDEAIAALNKMWAKYSEHTIADEVLWLRANTYLKQGKNAEALEDLKQITAKYPNDILGDDAMFTQGKIYEERMKDKQAAMEAYQKVLTQYPGSIYGAEARKRFRILRGDTVN; from the coding sequence ATGTTAATAAGGTCAAAAGTCATTATCGCATTCCTATGGTTGTTGTCGGTTGGGCTGGCCTGGGGACAAGGAGGAGGGGTATTAGCTGAGGAGTACTACAAAGCTGGCGAGTTCGACAAGGCAGCGAATGAGTATGCCAAATTGTTGAAAACCGAAGTCACGTGGGAACGATTGTCGCGTTATGTATATAGTCTACAAAAAAGTAACAAAACAGATGATGCGTTAAAATACCTGCGGAAGCAACAACGAAGTGATGATGTTAATAAAGCATATTATGAACTGTTGACGGGTCAATTAGCCACACAACAGGGGGATACGACTCTAGCCAAAACACAGTTCACGGCTGCTATACAATCCAGCAAAGCGTCATTGACTAAGCTAGAAAAGATTGCAACTGCCTTTAACGACGTCGCAGAAGCACGCTGGGCGATTAAAGCACTTGAAACGGCCCGTGAGGTCAGTAAGGCCCAAACGGCTTACAGCGAAGATTTAATGACCCTCTACAAGGCAACTGGGCAAACAGAAAAAGCGATAGAAGAGATCATAACGACGAGTAAGCAAGCTGATAAAAAAGAATCTGTGCTAGCTGCACTGCAAGGTTACCTAAATACAAAGGAAGAGCCCCTTGTTGAAAAAGCTTTATATACTCGAATACAACAGGAGCCGAACGAGTTAGCCTATAATGAACTTTTGATCTGGTTCTTTGTCCAAAAGCAAAAATTCAGTCGGGCACTTTTGCAGGAAAAAGCGACTGATAAACGACTGAAACTAAATGGTAGCCGAGTCTACGATTTGGGGATGCTGGCTATGAACAATAAAGAGTACAAGACTGCAGCCGAAGCGTTCGAATACGTAACAACAACGTATCCACAAGGCCAATTATATCCCTTTGCTCGTCGGTTGGTCATCAATGCTCGGGAAGAACAGGTAAAAAACACCTATCCTGTTGACAAAACCGAAATCCGCAAGCTCATTGGCGATTACCAGCGTATGCTTCAGGAAATTGGTACGAATGTTAAAACACTCGAAGCGCTTCGTAGTACGGCTAATCTATACGGTAACTACCTTGACAGTAAAGATACAGCGTTAACGGTGTTGGATCTGGCTATTGACCTGGGTAAAACAGATAGAAACTTTGTCGATCGTTGCAAGCTGGATAAGGGCGATATCTACCTCTTGAAAGGAGAGCCATGGGAGTCAACTCTACTGTATTCGCAGGTCGAGAAATCGCAGAAAGAAGAGTTGTTAGGGTACGAAGCAAAACTGAAAAATGCCAAATTGCAGTATTACAAAGGGAGTTTCGCGGTCGCCAAAGATTTGTTAGACGTCCTTAAACTTGCTACGTCCCGTGAAATTGCCAACGATGCTGAGCAATTGAGTCTGTTAATTGTAGACAACACAGGAATGGATAGCACCGAAGCGGCTATGCGCGAATATGCTGACATTGATCTGATGCTTTTTCAAAACAAAACAGATGAAGCTATTGCAGCCTTGAACAAAATGTGGGCTAAGTATTCGGAGCATACCATTGCCGACGAGGTGCTTTGGCTTCGGGCCAACACATATTTGAAACAAGGTAAAAATGCCGAAGCACTCGAAGACCTTAAACAAATCACTGCCAAATATCCAAACGATATACTAGGCGATGATGCCATGTTTACGCAGGGAAAAATTTATGAAGAACGGATGAAGGACAAACAGGCAGCTATGGAAGCTTACCAGAAGGTTCTAACCCAATATCCGGGCAGCATTTATGGAGCTGAAGCACGCAAACGATTTAGAATATTACGAGGAGATACTGTAAATTAG
- a CDS encoding class I SAM-dependent methyltransferase: METVNHCPNCGSTQFAPFLICKDYLVSNQDFTIQQCHQCSFRLTNPRPDGNSIGNYYKSNQYVSHNDKSGGLINTAYRVVRKYTLRSKLQLINQINGKPGHIIDVGCGTGAFLESCQEGGWQITGMEPDSDARKIAIDKLQIPIQSNLNALRGVEPADIITLWHVLEHVPNLAETLDQLYQLITPKGTLLIAVPNSASFDASYFKQYWAAYDVPRHLHHFTPNTIAPLFKKHGFMLTATKPMLFDAFYIAMLSTRYQTGKTDYLKSVRVGLASNAEAKRTGNYSSLIYLFKKA, translated from the coding sequence TTGGAAACGGTAAACCATTGCCCGAACTGCGGCAGTACGCAATTCGCCCCATTTTTAATCTGTAAAGATTACCTGGTGAGTAATCAGGATTTTACCATTCAGCAGTGTCATCAATGCTCTTTCCGCCTGACCAATCCTCGACCAGATGGAAATTCGATTGGCAACTATTATAAGTCTAACCAATATGTTTCACACAACGATAAAAGCGGTGGTTTAATTAATACGGCCTATAGAGTAGTACGGAAGTATACATTGCGATCAAAGCTTCAACTAATTAACCAAATTAATGGGAAGCCCGGTCATATAATAGATGTAGGTTGTGGTACGGGTGCCTTTCTTGAAAGTTGTCAGGAAGGAGGATGGCAAATTACTGGGATGGAACCCGATAGTGACGCCCGAAAGATTGCCATTGACAAATTACAAATACCTATACAATCAAATCTTAACGCTTTACGGGGCGTAGAGCCTGCTGACATAATTACGCTCTGGCATGTACTTGAGCACGTGCCAAATCTTGCCGAAACGCTTGATCAGTTATATCAATTAATAACGCCAAAGGGAACATTACTGATTGCAGTTCCAAATTCAGCCTCGTTTGATGCATCATATTTTAAACAATATTGGGCAGCCTACGATGTTCCAAGACACCTGCACCATTTTACACCCAACACGATAGCGCCACTATTTAAGAAGCATGGGTTTATGCTAACTGCTACAAAGCCTATGCTATTCGACGCATTCTACATCGCGATGCTTAGCACCCGTTATCAGACGGGAAAAACCGACTATCTGAAAAGCGTTCGGGTAGGACTGGCCTCTAACGCTGAAGCCAAGCGGACGGGGAATTACTCCAGCTTAATCTATCTATTCAAGAAGGCATAA
- the mnmG gene encoding tRNA uridine-5-carboxymethylaminomethyl(34) synthesis enzyme MnmG — MYSSYDVIVVGAGHAGCEAANAAATMGSRVLLITMNMQTIAQMSCNPAIGGVAKGQIVREVDALGGLSGIISDKSMIQFRMLNRSKGPAMWSPRCQSDRNLFAWEWRKALEENRNIDFWQDTVNEVIVKDGRVTGVKTSLGIEFQAKGVVLTNGTFLNGRMFIGEKVFGGGRTAERAATGLTEQLVSLGFESGRMKTGTPPRVDGRSLNYNLMEEQLGDEKPGKFSYTNTPTLTQQRSCWITYTNQAVHDELKTGFEKSPMFTGRIKGLGPRYCPSVEDKINRFADKDRHQIFVEPEGWDTVEVYVNGFSTSLPEDVQYKALRKIPGFENVRMFRPGYAVEYDFFPPTQLRPTLETQLVKNLFFAGQINGTTGYEEAACQGLMAGINAHRNVAEEAEFTIKRSEGYIGVLIDDLITKGTEEPYRMFTSRAEYRTLLRQDNADLRLTEKGYAIGLASQERYDTMVNKRTGVSTLTDAIRTTKLKPEEINSWLESKGSSALREKSSLYTLLKRPEIDLSDVNHVLELIPEFPSGVGEEVIEQTVIEIKYEDYLNRERQNAEKLDKWENLSINSAFDYDRLKALSFEGREKLKRLRPATIGQASRISGVSPSDVSILLVYMGR, encoded by the coding sequence ATGTATTCTTCGTACGATGTCATTGTAGTAGGAGCGGGCCATGCAGGATGTGAGGCAGCAAATGCAGCCGCCACCATGGGTTCTCGAGTTTTATTGATTACAATGAATATGCAGACAATCGCACAGATGTCCTGTAATCCAGCAATAGGTGGAGTTGCTAAAGGGCAAATTGTACGCGAGGTTGATGCACTAGGTGGTTTGTCGGGCATAATCAGCGACAAAAGCATGATTCAGTTCAGAATGCTGAATCGCTCCAAAGGACCAGCTATGTGGAGTCCACGGTGCCAAAGCGATCGAAATTTGTTTGCTTGGGAATGGCGAAAAGCACTGGAAGAAAACAGAAATATCGACTTCTGGCAGGATACAGTTAATGAAGTAATAGTAAAAGATGGGCGAGTAACTGGTGTAAAAACCAGTTTGGGTATCGAGTTTCAAGCTAAAGGAGTGGTTCTAACCAATGGCACATTCCTGAATGGCCGCATGTTTATTGGTGAAAAAGTATTTGGTGGTGGACGTACAGCTGAACGGGCAGCCACAGGATTAACCGAACAATTAGTCAGTTTAGGGTTTGAGTCAGGTAGAATGAAAACAGGGACACCGCCCCGTGTTGATGGCCGAAGCTTGAACTACAACCTGATGGAAGAACAACTCGGCGATGAAAAGCCAGGTAAATTTTCCTATACGAACACACCAACGCTCACCCAACAACGCAGTTGCTGGATTACGTACACCAATCAAGCCGTACACGATGAATTAAAAACTGGTTTCGAAAAATCTCCCATGTTTACGGGTCGAATAAAAGGATTAGGTCCAAGATACTGCCCATCGGTCGAGGATAAAATCAATCGATTTGCGGATAAAGACAGGCATCAAATCTTTGTAGAACCAGAAGGCTGGGATACGGTAGAAGTGTATGTAAACGGGTTTTCAACGTCTCTGCCAGAGGATGTACAGTATAAGGCTTTACGCAAAATTCCAGGATTTGAAAATGTTCGTATGTTTCGTCCAGGTTATGCTGTTGAGTACGACTTCTTCCCGCCTACACAATTAAGACCAACGCTGGAGACCCAGTTAGTTAAAAATCTTTTCTTTGCAGGACAGATAAATGGAACAACAGGGTATGAGGAGGCAGCTTGTCAGGGTTTGATGGCTGGCATCAATGCCCATCGAAATGTAGCGGAAGAAGCAGAGTTTACCATTAAAAGATCGGAAGGATATATTGGGGTACTTATCGATGATTTGATTACTAAGGGGACTGAAGAGCCCTATCGAATGTTCACTTCCAGAGCTGAATACCGTACACTTTTACGTCAGGATAATGCCGATTTACGCTTAACTGAAAAAGGGTACGCTATTGGGTTGGCATCTCAGGAACGGTACGATACGATGGTAAACAAACGTACTGGAGTCTCTACTTTAACAGATGCGATTCGGACAACAAAACTCAAACCCGAAGAAATTAATAGCTGGTTAGAGTCAAAAGGAAGTTCTGCTTTAAGAGAAAAAAGCAGTTTATATACACTATTGAAACGGCCGGAAATCGATTTGTCCGATGTTAATCACGTTTTAGAGCTAATTCCAGAATTCCCTAGTGGGGTGGGGGAGGAGGTAATTGAGCAAACAGTTATCGAAATCAAGTACGAAGACTACCTCAATCGGGAAAGGCAAAATGCTGAAAAGCTCGATAAATGGGAGAATCTTTCGATCAATTCCGCTTTCGATTACGACCGCTTAAAAGCACTATCTTTCGAAGGAAGAGAAAAGTTGAAACGTCTTCGTCCTGCAACAATTGGTCAGGCTTCACGAATTAGTGGAGTAAGTCCTTCTGACGTTTCTATATTGCTCGTGTACATGGGCCGATAA